One Spinacia oleracea cultivar Varoflay chromosome 4, BTI_SOV_V1, whole genome shotgun sequence DNA segment encodes these proteins:
- the LOC130471493 gene encoding uncharacterized protein, whose amino-acid sequence MIETQLAQLANTIKEHHSHTSLPPQSQVPKKMNAIVTRSGRILDDVLRANKVSKSNGKNQKGVIESSDNDAIEEEPPIDDVCDTPMPKEATLLPLSTPKLPYPQRFIRHKLDVQFSKFLDVLRKLHITISFTDALKQMPTYSRFLKEILSGKRDCDVKETVNLTENCSAIILNQMPPKLKDPGSFSIPCAIKMLEISNACVIWVLVLV is encoded by the coding sequence atgattgaaACCCAATTAGCTCAACTTGCTAATACCATTAAGGAACATCATTCGCAtactagtctcccaccccaaagtCAAGTTCCAAAGAAAATGAATGCCAtagtgacaaggagtgggaGGATTTTAGATGATGTTCTTAGAGCTAATAAGGTTTCTAAGTCCAATGGGAAGAATCAAAAGGGAGTCATTGAGTCTAGCGACAATGATGCGATAGAAGAGGAGCCTCCCATCGATGATGTGTGTGATACTCCTATGCCAAAAGAGGCAACTCTTCTACCTCTCTCCACTCCTAAACTTCCCTATCCCCAAAGATTCATAAGGCACAAGTTAGATGTGCAATTCTCCAAATTCCTTGATGTTCTTCGAAAATTGCATATCACTATCTCCTTTACGGATGCGTTGAAACAAATGCCAACCTACTCAAGATTTCTTAAGGAAATCTTGAGTGGGAAGCGAGATTGTGACGTAAAGGAGACGGTGAATCTCACCGAAAATTGTAGTGCTATTATTCTTAACCAAATGCCACCCAAACTCAAAGACCCGGgtagtttttctatcccttgtgctaTTAAGATGCTAGAAATAAGCAATGCTTGTGTGATTTGGGTGCTAGTGTTAGTCTAA